A portion of the Streptomyces platensis genome contains these proteins:
- a CDS encoding glutamyl-tRNA reductase gives MTLLVVGLSHRSAPVSVLERAALAPEARGKLLQDAVSAEPVTESAVLSTCNRIELYADVDKFHAGVAELSTLLARHSGAGLEELTPYLYVHYEDRAVHHLFSVACGLDSMVVGEGQILGQIKDALAVAQEQHTAGRLLNDLFQQALRVGKRAHSETGIDKAGQSLVTFGLEQLAAGRDVEDWARGKRALVIGAGSMSSLAATTLVRAGVGELAVANRTVDRAERLVQILTEPGGTGAATGLAARAVAMTSVPEELALADIVVSCTGATGLVLAGEMVAAARDGRAAPLALLDLAMPRDIDAAVHRIEGAHLVDIESLADASADAPMAADVDKVRGIVSDEVAAFGAAQRAAHITPTVVALRTMAADVVAGEISRLDGRLPDLDDKQRAEITQTVRRVVDKLLHAPTVRVKQLASEPGGAGYADALRELFDLDPQTVAAVSRADTRADRHDVRERA, from the coding sequence ATGACACTCCTGGTCGTCGGACTGAGCCATCGCAGCGCGCCGGTGAGCGTGCTGGAGCGGGCCGCGCTCGCCCCGGAGGCGCGCGGCAAGCTGCTCCAGGACGCGGTGTCGGCCGAACCGGTCACCGAGTCCGCGGTGCTCTCCACCTGCAACCGCATCGAGCTCTACGCCGACGTGGACAAGTTCCACGCCGGTGTCGCCGAGCTGTCCACCCTCCTGGCCCGGCACAGCGGCGCCGGCCTGGAGGAGCTCACCCCTTATCTCTACGTCCACTACGAGGACCGGGCGGTCCACCACCTCTTCTCGGTGGCCTGCGGCCTGGACTCGATGGTCGTCGGCGAGGGCCAGATCCTCGGGCAGATCAAGGACGCGCTGGCCGTCGCGCAGGAGCAGCACACCGCGGGCCGGCTGCTGAACGATCTGTTCCAGCAGGCCCTGCGGGTGGGCAAGCGCGCGCACAGCGAGACTGGTATCGACAAGGCCGGCCAGTCGCTGGTCACCTTCGGGCTGGAGCAGCTCGCGGCCGGCCGGGACGTCGAGGACTGGGCGCGCGGCAAGCGGGCGCTGGTCATCGGCGCCGGATCGATGTCGTCGCTGGCCGCCACCACCCTCGTACGGGCCGGTGTCGGCGAGCTGGCCGTCGCCAACCGCACCGTCGATCGCGCCGAGCGGCTGGTGCAGATCCTCACCGAGCCGGGTGGTACCGGTGCCGCCACGGGGCTCGCCGCCCGCGCGGTGGCGATGACCTCCGTCCCGGAAGAGCTGGCGCTCGCCGACATCGTGGTCTCCTGCACCGGCGCGACCGGTCTGGTCCTGGCGGGCGAGATGGTCGCCGCCGCGCGCGACGGCCGTGCGGCCCCGCTGGCGCTGCTCGATCTCGCCATGCCGCGGGACATAGATGCCGCGGTCCACCGGATCGAGGGCGCGCACCTCGTCGACATCGAGTCGCTGGCCGACGCGTCCGCGGACGCACCGATGGCGGCCGACGTGGACAAGGTGCGCGGCATCGTCTCCGACGAGGTCGCCGCTTTCGGCGCAGCCCAGCGGGCCGCGCACATCACCCCCACCGTGGTCGCCCTGCGCACCATGGCCGCGGACGTCGTCGCCGGTGAGATCTCCCGGCTCGACGGCCGCCTTCCCGACCTGGACGACAAGCAGCGCGCCGAGATCACCCAGACCGTGCGCCGCGTCGTCGACAAACTCCTGCACGCGCCCACTGTCCGGGTCAAGCAGCTGGCCAGCGAGCCCGGCGGCGCCGGGTACGCGGACGCCCTGCGGGAACTCTTCGACCTCGACCCCCAGACGGTCGCCGCCGTCAGCCGGGCCGACACGCGCGCCGACAGGCACGATGTACGGGAGCGGGCATGA
- a CDS encoding CsbD family protein: MTAKRKMQAKGAQVIGAMKEVVGKATHNRKLQAEGKAEKTAGQGLDVSEKTKDEVRKRWP; encoded by the coding sequence ATGACTGCCAAGCGCAAGATGCAGGCCAAGGGCGCCCAGGTCATCGGCGCCATGAAGGAAGTCGTCGGCAAGGCGACGCACAACCGCAAGCTGCAGGCCGAGGGCAAGGCGGAGAAGACCGCCGGCCAGGGCCTCGATGTGAGCGAGAAGACCAAGGACGAGGTCCGCAAGCGCTGGCCGTGA
- the argS gene encoding arginine--tRNA ligase, producing MASVTSLAASVHQRVADALSAALPEAGSADPLLRRSDRADFQANGMLALAKKLKGNPRELATKVVAEIGENALFKEVEVSGPGFLNITITDRAITQTLAARADDDRLGVPLKENPGVTVIDYAQPNVAKEMHVGHLRSAVIGDALRHLLDFTGEQTIGRHHIGDWGTQFGMLIQYLIENPGELAPAADVDGEQAMSNLNRVYKASRAVFDTDEQFKERARKRVVALQSGDAETLDLWQRFVDESKVYFYSVFEKLDMEIRDDEIVGESAYNDMMTETARLLEESGVAVRSEGALVVFFDEIRGKDDQPVPLIVQKADGGFGYAASDLSAIRNRVFDLKATTLLYVVDVRQSLHFRMVFETARRAGWLSDDITAHNMGYGTVLGADGKPFKTRAGETVRLEDLLDEAAERATAVVREKGASIGLTEQEITENGAQVGIGAVKYADLSTSPSRDYKFDLDQMVSLNGDTSVYLQYAYARIRSIFRKAGDAAPAAHPELPLAPAERALGLHLDQFGETVAEAAEAYEPHKLAAYLYSLASLFTTFYDQCPVLKAEGGPDQIANRLFLCELTARTLHQGMALLGIRTPERL from the coding sequence ATGGCCTCGGTCACCTCGCTCGCAGCTTCGGTCCACCAGCGCGTCGCGGACGCCCTCTCGGCAGCCCTGCCGGAGGCCGGCTCCGCCGACCCGCTGCTGCGACGCAGCGACCGGGCCGACTTCCAGGCCAACGGCATGCTGGCGCTGGCGAAGAAGCTCAAGGGCAATCCGCGGGAGCTGGCGACCAAGGTCGTCGCGGAGATCGGCGAGAACGCCCTCTTCAAGGAGGTCGAGGTCTCCGGTCCCGGCTTCCTCAACATCACGATCACCGACCGGGCGATCACCCAGACGCTGGCCGCGCGCGCCGACGACGACCGGCTCGGCGTCCCGCTGAAGGAGAATCCCGGCGTCACGGTCATCGACTACGCCCAGCCGAACGTCGCCAAGGAGATGCACGTCGGGCACCTGCGCTCCGCGGTCATCGGCGACGCCCTGCGCCACCTCCTGGACTTCACCGGTGAGCAGACGATCGGCCGGCACCACATCGGCGACTGGGGCACCCAGTTCGGCATGCTCATCCAGTACCTGATCGAGAACCCCGGCGAGCTGGCCCCGGCGGCCGACGTCGACGGCGAGCAGGCGATGAGCAACCTCAACCGCGTCTACAAGGCCTCGCGCGCCGTCTTCGACACCGACGAGCAGTTCAAGGAGCGGGCCCGCAAGCGGGTCGTGGCGCTCCAGTCCGGCGACGCGGAGACCCTCGACCTGTGGCAGCGGTTCGTGGACGAGTCGAAGGTCTACTTCTACTCGGTCTTCGAGAAGCTGGACATGGAGATCCGCGACGACGAGATCGTCGGCGAGTCCGCGTACAACGACATGATGACCGAGACGGCGCGGCTGCTGGAGGAGTCGGGCGTCGCCGTCCGCTCCGAGGGCGCGCTGGTGGTCTTCTTCGACGAGATCCGCGGCAAGGACGACCAGCCGGTGCCGCTGATCGTGCAGAAGGCGGACGGCGGCTTCGGCTACGCGGCCTCCGATCTCTCCGCGATCCGCAACCGCGTCTTCGACCTGAAGGCGACGACGCTGCTGTACGTCGTCGACGTCCGCCAGTCGCTGCACTTCCGGATGGTCTTCGAGACGGCCCGCCGGGCGGGCTGGCTGAGCGACGACATCACCGCGCACAACATGGGCTACGGCACGGTCCTCGGTGCGGACGGCAAGCCGTTCAAGACCCGGGCGGGCGAGACCGTACGCCTGGAGGACCTGCTCGACGAGGCGGCCGAGCGGGCGACCGCGGTGGTGCGCGAGAAGGGCGCGTCGATCGGCCTGACCGAGCAGGAGATCACCGAGAACGGTGCGCAGGTCGGCATCGGCGCGGTGAAGTACGCGGACCTGTCGACGTCGCCGAGCCGGGACTACAAGTTCGACCTGGACCAGATGGTCTCGCTGAACGGCGACACCTCGGTGTACCTCCAGTACGCCTACGCCCGGATCCGGTCGATCTTCCGCAAGGCCGGTGACGCGGCCCCCGCGGCGCACCCGGAGCTGCCGCTGGCCCCGGCGGAGCGGGCGCTGGGCCTGCACCTCGACCAGTTCGGGGAGACCGTCGCCGAGGCCGCCGAGGCCTACGAGCCGCACAAGCTCGCCGCCTACCTCTACAGCCTGGCCTCGCTCTTCACCACCTTCTACGACCAGTGCCCGGTCCTGAAGGCCGAGGGCGGCCCGGACCAGATCGCCAACCGGCTGTTCCTGTGCGAGCTGACCGCCCGCACGCTCCACCAGGGCATGGCCCTGCTCGGCATCCGGACGCCCGAGCGCCTCTGA
- the hemC gene encoding hydroxymethylbilane synthase — MTDSTTRALRLGTRRSKLAMAQSGQVAEAVHALTGRPVELVEITTYGDTSREHLAQIGGTGVFVSALRDALLAGEIDFAVHSLKDLPTTQPEDLTLAAIPVREDPRDALIARDGLTFEQLTADESKVARIGTGSPRRMAQLNAWARSLGRRVETVPIRGNIDTRIGFVEKGELDAVVLAAAGLTRIGRIDEATQLLSPDVVLPAPGQGALAIECAAVNADVAARLAELDDPDTRAAVTAERSLLAALEAGCSAPVGALADLSPSSRLRSSREGPKADEQAVTELHLRGVVGTTDGSTLVQMSTTGHVPASPDDVATPLNMGRELAAEMLAKGAAGLMGERAL; from the coding sequence ATGACCGACAGCACCACGAGAGCACTGCGGCTGGGCACGCGGCGCAGCAAGCTCGCCATGGCCCAGTCCGGGCAGGTCGCCGAGGCGGTGCATGCGCTGACCGGCCGCCCCGTCGAGCTGGTGGAGATCACCACCTACGGCGACACCTCCCGCGAGCACCTCGCACAGATCGGCGGCACCGGCGTGTTCGTCTCCGCGCTGCGCGACGCGCTGCTCGCCGGGGAGATCGACTTCGCCGTCCACTCGCTCAAGGACCTGCCCACCACGCAGCCCGAGGACCTGACCCTGGCCGCGATACCCGTACGGGAAGACCCCCGGGACGCACTGATCGCCAGGGACGGGCTCACCTTCGAGCAGCTGACCGCCGACGAGAGCAAGGTCGCCCGTATCGGCACCGGCTCGCCGCGGCGGATGGCGCAGCTGAACGCCTGGGCAAGGTCGCTGGGCCGGCGTGTGGAGACCGTGCCGATACGCGGGAACATCGACACCCGCATCGGCTTCGTCGAAAAGGGCGAACTGGACGCGGTCGTACTGGCCGCCGCCGGACTCACCCGCATCGGCCGGATCGACGAGGCGACGCAACTGCTGTCGCCCGATGTGGTTTTGCCTGCCCCCGGCCAGGGGGCGCTGGCGATCGAGTGTGCCGCGGTCAACGCGGACGTCGCCGCCCGGCTCGCCGAGCTCGACGACCCGGACACCCGGGCCGCCGTGACCGCCGAGCGATCCCTGCTCGCCGCCCTGGAGGCCGGCTGTTCCGCACCCGTCGGAGCACTGGCCGACCTTTCCCCAAGCTCTCGACTCCGCTCGAGCAGGGAAGGCCCCAAGGCTGACGAGCAGGCTGTCACCGAATTGCATCTGCGCGGTGTCGTCGGCACGACCGACGGCAGCACGCTGGTGCAGATGTCCACCACCGGGCACGTACCCGCCTCTCCCGACGATGTTGCGACCCCACTGAACATGGGCCGTGAACTCGCCGCCGAGATGCTCGCAAAGGGTGCGGCCGGTCTTATGGGGGAGCGAGCACTTTGA
- a CDS encoding uroporphyrinogen-III synthase, which translates to MNPTAPNHSASGQVTFLGAGPGDPGLLTLRAVEALASADVLIADPQVLDVVRVHARAQVDTPLQASADEASIPADVPALRDTANLVMAAARAGKRVVRAVSGDPGLDGYVAEEMLACAAEGIVFEVVPGIAAAVGVPAYAGVPLRDAEGTDVRFVDARTADARCWAEVGASDATAVVSTSLDSVAAAAGELVSAGRKPDTPLTVTVAGTTTRQRTWTATLGSVAQVLKAAKVLPSPDGGQPVIAVVGERSAAAQRDRLSWFESKPLFGWRVLVPRTKEQAASLSDQLVSYGAVSHEVPTIAVEPPRTPQQMERAVKGLVTGRYEWIAFTSVNAVKAVREKFEEYGLDARAFAGIKVAAVGEQTAKALVAFGVKPDLVPSGEQSAAGLLEDWPPYDPVFDPIDRVFLPRADIATETLVAGLIELGWEVDDVTAYRTVRASPPPAETREAIKGGGFDAVLFTSSSTVRNLVGIAGKPHNVTVIACIGPATAKTAEEHGLRVDVMSPEPSVHKLAEALADFGAARRDAALEAGDPVTRPSERRPGSRRRARS; encoded by the coding sequence TTGAACCCCACCGCCCCAAACCACTCCGCCTCCGGTCAGGTCACCTTCCTGGGTGCCGGGCCGGGAGACCCGGGTCTGCTGACGCTGCGTGCCGTGGAGGCGCTGGCCTCCGCGGACGTACTGATCGCCGACCCGCAGGTGCTGGACGTCGTGCGCGTGCATGCCCGCGCACAGGTGGACACACCACTACAGGCATCAGCTGACGAGGCGTCAATCCCCGCCGACGTCCCGGCCCTTAGGGACACCGCCAATCTTGTCATGGCGGCCGCCCGTGCGGGCAAGCGGGTCGTACGTGCCGTCAGCGGAGATCCCGGCCTGGACGGGTACGTCGCCGAGGAGATGCTGGCCTGCGCCGCCGAAGGCATCGTCTTCGAGGTCGTGCCCGGTATCGCCGCGGCCGTCGGCGTGCCCGCGTACGCCGGTGTCCCGCTGCGGGACGCCGAGGGCACCGACGTCCGCTTCGTCGACGCCCGCACCGCCGATGCGCGCTGCTGGGCCGAGGTGGGTGCCAGCGACGCCACCGCCGTCGTCTCCACCTCCCTCGACTCGGTGGCCGCGGCCGCCGGTGAGCTGGTGTCCGCGGGCCGCAAGCCCGACACCCCGCTGACCGTCACCGTCGCCGGCACCACCACCCGCCAGCGCACCTGGACCGCCACCCTCGGGTCGGTCGCGCAGGTGCTCAAGGCCGCCAAGGTGCTGCCGTCGCCGGACGGCGGCCAGCCGGTCATAGCCGTGGTCGGTGAGCGCAGTGCCGCCGCGCAGCGCGACCGCCTTTCGTGGTTCGAGTCCAAGCCGCTCTTCGGCTGGCGGGTGCTCGTGCCGCGTACGAAGGAGCAGGCCGCGTCGCTCTCCGACCAGCTCGTCTCGTACGGCGCGGTGTCGCACGAGGTCCCGACCATCGCCGTCGAACCGCCGCGCACCCCGCAGCAGATGGAGCGCGCGGTCAAGGGCCTGGTCACCGGCCGCTATGAGTGGATCGCCTTCACCTCGGTCAACGCCGTCAAGGCCGTCCGGGAGAAGTTCGAGGAGTACGGCCTCGACGCCCGCGCGTTCGCCGGGATCAAGGTCGCCGCGGTCGGCGAGCAGACCGCCAAGGCGCTGGTTGCCTTCGGTGTGAAGCCCGACCTGGTGCCGAGCGGTGAGCAGTCCGCCGCCGGTCTGCTGGAGGACTGGCCGCCCTACGACCCGGTCTTCGACCCGATCGACCGCGTCTTCCTGCCGCGTGCCGACATCGCCACCGAGACCCTGGTCGCCGGGCTGATCGAGCTGGGCTGGGAGGTCGACGACGTCACCGCCTACCGGACGGTGCGCGCCTCGCCGCCGCCGGCCGAGACCCGGGAAGCCATCAAGGGCGGCGGCTTCGACGCGGTGCTCTTCACGTCCTCGTCGACCGTGCGGAACCTCGTCGGGATCGCCGGCAAGCCGCACAACGTGACGGTGATCGCCTGTATCGGCCCGGCCACCGCCAAGACCGCCGAGGAGCACGGACTGCGGGTGGACGTCATGTCGCCCGAGCCGTCGGTGCACAAGCTGGCCGAGGCGCTCGCGGACTTCGGGGCGGCGCGCCGCGATGCCGCGCTGGAGGCCGGGGACCCGGTCACCCGCCCGAGCGAGCGGCGGCCCGGCTCGCGCCGGAGAGCGCGCAGCTAG
- the hemB gene encoding porphobilinogen synthase: protein MTKYGSFPGARPRRLRTTPAMRRMVAEHRLHPADLILPAFVREGISEPVPISAMPGVVQHTRDTLRKAAVEAVEAGVGGIMLFGVPEDAKKDAAGTVGTDPDGILQVAIRDVRAEVGDDLVIMSDLCLDEYTDHGHCGVLDAEGRVDNDATLERYAEMAQVQADAGVHVVGPSGMMDGQVGVIRDALDQTGHEDVSILAYTVKYSSAFFGPFREAVGSSLKGDRKTYQQDPANLRESLRELALDLEEGADMVMVKPALPYLDVLAKIADEVDVPVAAYQISGEYAMVEAAAEKGWIDRDKAILETLTGIKRAGANMILTYWATEAARGL from the coding sequence ATGACGAAGTACGGAAGCTTCCCAGGGGCGCGGCCGCGGCGCCTGCGCACCACTCCCGCCATGCGGCGGATGGTCGCGGAGCACCGGCTGCATCCGGCGGACCTGATCCTCCCGGCGTTCGTCCGGGAGGGGATCAGCGAGCCGGTGCCGATCTCCGCCATGCCGGGCGTCGTCCAGCACACCCGCGACACGCTGCGCAAGGCCGCCGTCGAGGCGGTCGAGGCCGGGGTCGGCGGGATCATGCTGTTCGGGGTGCCGGAGGACGCGAAGAAGGACGCGGCGGGCACGGTGGGCACCGACCCGGACGGCATCCTCCAGGTCGCTATCCGGGACGTGCGGGCCGAGGTCGGCGACGACCTCGTGATCATGTCGGATCTGTGCCTGGACGAGTACACCGACCACGGGCACTGCGGTGTCCTGGACGCCGAGGGCCGGGTCGACAACGACGCCACGCTGGAGCGCTACGCCGAGATGGCGCAGGTCCAGGCCGATGCGGGCGTCCATGTGGTGGGCCCCAGCGGGATGATGGACGGCCAGGTCGGCGTCATCCGGGACGCACTGGACCAGACCGGCCACGAGGACGTCTCGATCCTGGCCTACACGGTGAAGTACTCCTCCGCCTTCTTCGGCCCCTTCCGCGAGGCCGTCGGCTCGTCCCTCAAGGGCGACCGCAAGACCTACCAGCAGGACCCGGCCAACCTCCGCGAGTCGCTGCGCGAGCTGGCGCTCGACCTGGAGGAGGGCGCCGACATGGTGATGGTCAAGCCGGCGCTGCCCTACCTGGACGTGCTGGCGAAGATCGCGGACGAGGTGGACGTGCCGGTGGCCGCGTACCAGATCTCCGGTGAGTACGCGATGGTCGAGGCGGCCGCCGAGAAGGGCTGGATCGACCGGGACAAGGCGATCCTGGAGACGCTGACCGGCATCAAGCGGGCCGGCGCGAACATGATCCTGACGTACTGGGCGACGGAGGCCGCGCGGGGGCTGTGA